In Chitinispirillum alkaliphilum, a genomic segment contains:
- a CDS encoding Heme d1 biosynthesis protein NirJ, with product MSQLTNLPLRKKVALELYSLKKKAEAQTHELKYLFWECTLKCNLSCVHCGSDCTSDKTIPDMPTKHFLGVLDEIKHSADPAQIMVAITGGEPLMRKDLARTGAQIRKRGFRWGIVTNGYQMDPKIFAELLMSGLSSIAISLDGLEENHDWFRGKKGSFRRAVDAIRLASNIPESKLFFDVVTCVNGRNVRELEKIRNLLIGLGVRNWRLTSIFPKGRACKTPDLKLSPQQLKQLMNFIKATREDGIMDASYGCQGFLGNYEMKTRTKPFHCWAGINIGSVLADGSISACPSLRADYIQGNIYKDDFLQVWDSRYKEMRKREWLKTGKCKNCKVWRYCRGSGLHLRREKTAELLYCEYKELESLDYKE from the coding sequence ATGTCACAACTTACAAATCTGCCACTCAGAAAAAAAGTCGCACTCGAGCTCTACTCGTTAAAGAAAAAAGCGGAAGCACAGACCCACGAGCTTAAGTATCTCTTTTGGGAGTGTACACTGAAGTGCAATCTCTCGTGTGTCCATTGCGGCAGTGATTGTACCAGCGATAAAACCATACCGGATATGCCAACAAAGCATTTCCTGGGTGTGCTTGATGAAATAAAGCACTCGGCAGATCCTGCACAAATCATGGTAGCAATAACCGGTGGGGAACCACTGATGAGAAAAGATCTGGCACGCACCGGTGCACAGATCAGAAAACGGGGTTTCAGATGGGGAATCGTTACCAACGGATATCAAATGGATCCCAAAATATTTGCTGAACTGCTTATGTCAGGATTGTCCAGTATTGCAATCAGCCTTGACGGGCTTGAAGAAAATCACGATTGGTTCAGGGGAAAGAAGGGTTCATTCAGACGGGCTGTAGATGCAATCAGGTTGGCATCCAATATACCGGAAAGTAAACTGTTCTTTGATGTGGTTACTTGTGTAAATGGAAGAAATGTCAGAGAACTGGAAAAAATAAGAAATCTTCTTATCGGTTTAGGCGTCAGAAATTGGCGTTTAACATCCATTTTCCCGAAAGGGCGGGCATGCAAAACTCCCGATCTTAAATTAAGTCCCCAACAATTGAAACAGCTGATGAATTTTATAAAAGCTACAAGAGAAGATGGGATAATGGATGCCTCTTATGGTTGTCAGGGATTCCTTGGTAACTACGAAATGAAAACCAGGACCAAACCCTTTCACTGCTGGGCTGGTATCAATATAGGTTCTGTGCTGGCGGATGGATCTATTAGTGCCTGCCCGTCTCTTCGCGCCGACTATATTCAGGGAAATATCTACAAAGATGATTTTTTGCAGGTCTGGGATTCCCGTTACAAAGAGATGAGAAAAAGGGAATGGTTAAAAACCGGAAAATGCAAAAACTGCAAAGTCTGGAGATACTGCCGTGGCAGCGGACTACATCTAAGAAGAGAAAAAACGGCAGAACTTCTGTATTGTGAATATAAGGAATTGGAAAGCTTGGATTATAAAGAGTAA
- a CDS encoding Adenylate kinase, whose product MSGKNVILFGPPGAGKGTQAVRLRDLLNVPHISTGDMFRYHIKNDTELGRTAKEYSNSGRLVPDEVTIAMVKERLSQQDVKEGFLLDGFPRSVPQAEALDTIIQELGLKLDHVINISVADEEVKTRLAKRAEIEGRADDADPAVIQNRIDTYKNQSEPCLTYYEPKGIVRNIDGIGSIEEIFERIKKVFE is encoded by the coding sequence ATGTCAGGAAAAAACGTTATTCTCTTCGGCCCTCCGGGTGCAGGAAAAGGCACTCAGGCAGTACGTCTTCGGGATCTTCTCAATGTTCCACACATCTCTACCGGTGATATGTTCCGGTATCACATCAAAAATGATACTGAACTGGGCCGCACTGCCAAAGAATATTCAAACAGTGGCCGGCTCGTTCCCGATGAAGTTACAATCGCTATGGTCAAAGAACGTCTCAGTCAGCAGGATGTCAAGGAAGGATTTCTTCTCGATGGTTTTCCAAGAAGTGTTCCCCAGGCAGAAGCACTGGATACTATCATTCAGGAGCTTGGTTTGAAACTTGACCATGTAATAAACATCAGCGTTGCTGATGAGGAGGTCAAAACCCGCCTGGCCAAACGCGCCGAAATCGAAGGACGTGCAGATGATGCCGATCCTGCTGTTATACAAAACAGAATTGACACATACAAAAACCAAAGCGAGCCATGCCTTACCTATTACGAGCCAAAAGGTATTGTCCGCAATATCGATGGTATCGGTTCTATAGAAGAGATTTTCGAGAGAATAAAGAAGGTATTTGAATAG
- a CDS encoding D-tyrosyl-tRNA(Tyr) deacylase, translating into MRTVIQRVSRSKVSVKGETKGSIERGLLILLGVHENDTEENARYLASKIASLRIFPDEKGKMNLSLKDIDGEALVVSQFTLLGDCSKGRRPSFTESAPPQKGEKLYEFFVEKLKTHISNVQTGEFGADMKVELTNDGPVTFVIDK; encoded by the coding sequence ATGCGAACAGTTATTCAGCGGGTAAGCAGATCAAAAGTATCGGTAAAAGGAGAAACCAAGGGTTCCATAGAGCGCGGATTATTGATTCTGCTTGGAGTTCATGAGAATGACACAGAGGAAAATGCCCGGTATCTGGCATCAAAGATAGCTTCACTTCGTATATTTCCTGATGAAAAGGGTAAAATGAATTTATCGCTGAAGGATATTGACGGAGAAGCTTTGGTGGTTTCTCAATTCACATTATTGGGAGACTGCAGTAAGGGCCGCCGTCCAAGCTTTACCGAATCTGCCCCACCGCAAAAGGGAGAAAAACTTTACGAGTTTTTTGTGGAGAAGTTAAAGACCCACATTTCCAATGTACAAACAGGAGAGTTTGGGGCTGATATGAAAGTGGAGCTCACCAATGATGGTCCGGTGACTTTTGTCATAGATAAATAA
- a CDS encoding rhomboid family serine protease → MFLPYSTDEHDGKVGIVSVSIVIICLIIQAISHFNYRDVRTEISGLEREIINQRNSYTFREQLSHHTDHQQQDEFSTGHLQTVDSLRSDLINVYKTILAYRLAFIPQEKSIIKMFTSMFAHAGWIHLLSNILFFYVCGVVMEKHWGHIRFLFVYLACGIGAVMAHLLQGVLFSSGSNWDSRFLLGASGAIAGTMGAMLAVHPNTRIKIFYWIHFLFNGTFKLRTKFYLGIWISLQILKTILDSSMSSGVAFSAHIGGFATGILFGLFLKGDEVKFGNKTSENTKTDSFLAMSGYEPLLPQTEPTVYNENKGSLLTDGWMAFAQGQTKEASEAITRHIETLFFHDLTQSRTELCETMEKLSGNWKQLGINGAQAYQWGKKLQERELSAAALICYEIAVQAESSLHVKTNSRYLAAVIRYNLKKGMEKTVEDLLWIIENAPESIPAKDARNLLQKIKTPD, encoded by the coding sequence ATGTTCCTTCCATATTCGACCGATGAACATGATGGGAAGGTCGGAATAGTCTCAGTCTCTATCGTTATAATCTGCTTGATTATTCAGGCGATTAGTCATTTCAATTACAGGGATGTGAGAACCGAAATATCTGGTTTGGAAAGAGAAATTATCAATCAGCGCAACTCTTATACTTTTCGGGAGCAACTCTCCCATCATACTGACCACCAACAACAAGATGAATTTTCCACCGGTCACTTGCAAACTGTTGACTCGCTTCGTTCTGATCTGATCAATGTATATAAAACAATTTTAGCTTACAGATTAGCCTTTATACCTCAGGAGAAAAGTATAATCAAAATGTTTACCTCAATGTTCGCCCATGCAGGTTGGATTCATCTGTTGTCGAACATACTTTTCTTTTATGTCTGTGGTGTGGTGATGGAAAAACACTGGGGGCATATTCGATTTTTATTCGTTTACCTTGCGTGTGGAATTGGCGCAGTAATGGCCCATTTGCTGCAGGGCGTTCTGTTTTCGTCCGGATCAAACTGGGATTCCAGATTTCTTCTGGGCGCCTCAGGAGCCATTGCAGGAACTATGGGGGCAATGTTGGCTGTCCATCCAAATACAAGAATCAAAATTTTTTACTGGATACACTTCCTGTTTAATGGAACCTTTAAATTAAGAACCAAATTCTATCTTGGAATCTGGATATCATTGCAGATATTGAAAACTATTTTAGACTCTTCAATGTCATCTGGGGTTGCGTTTTCTGCTCACATCGGCGGGTTCGCTACCGGAATACTGTTTGGGTTGTTTCTCAAGGGTGATGAAGTTAAATTTGGAAACAAAACATCAGAGAATACCAAAACAGATTCTTTTTTAGCAATGTCTGGTTATGAACCTTTATTACCTCAAACCGAACCAACCGTCTATAATGAAAATAAAGGATCTCTGTTAACGGATGGTTGGATGGCATTTGCTCAGGGGCAGACAAAAGAGGCTTCTGAGGCGATTACCCGCCACATCGAAACGCTGTTTTTTCACGACCTTACGCAAAGCCGCACTGAGTTGTGTGAAACAATGGAGAAGCTGTCTGGAAACTGGAAACAGTTGGGTATTAACGGGGCACAGGCCTATCAATGGGGGAAAAAGCTTCAGGAAAGGGAGCTGTCTGCAGCTGCTTTGATATGTTATGAAATCGCAGTGCAGGCAGAATCTTCCCTTCATGTGAAAACAAATTCAAGGTATTTAGCTGCTGTCATACGTTACAATTTAAAGAAAGGTATGGAAAAAACAGTAGAAGACCTTCTGTGGATAATAGAAAACGCTCCGGAGTCAATACCTGCCAAAGATGCCCGGAATCTGCTTCAGAAAATCAAGACACCCGATTGA
- a CDS encoding NAD synthetase encodes MKIVLCQLNAVVGDVNGNASMVQRVLEDTASEHPDLLVFPELFIQGYPPRDLLEKRWFIRNSINAVETIVQHSASYPDCGIVLGTAMENQTKQGKGLSNCALLISNGRIVFSQSKSLLPTYDVFDESRYFDPAEKVDIVEFRGEKLGICICEDAWNDPDLFQSKIYSRNPVNELASKGASVLINISASPFCIGKENLRTSVMRNHAVKHNCFYIYLNQIGGNDELIFDGNSFCFDNKGELCARLSSFKEDVQIIDTETKASDTHIPDLDTIASVHDALVLGVGDYVRKCGFKKVLLGLSGGIDSAVVCAICVGALGKENVWGVALPSPYSSQGSIDDAKGLAQKLDIKFSLFSIEKIYNSFLETLEPAFKETAFGLAEENLQARIRGTLLMALSNKFGHMLMATSNKSEAAVGYSTLYGDMNGGLSVISDLPKHLVYELAKYINRDEEIIPVSTLTKPPSAELRPDQKDEDSLPPYDTLDTIISLLIQEDKSVKNVTELGFDSSTVSWVSKAISNNEYKRRQAAPGLKITPKAFGSGRRFPVAARYEW; translated from the coding sequence ATGAAAATTGTTCTTTGCCAGTTGAATGCTGTTGTTGGTGATGTGAACGGAAATGCTTCAATGGTCCAGAGGGTGCTTGAGGATACAGCCTCAGAGCACCCTGACCTGCTTGTTTTTCCCGAACTGTTTATTCAGGGTTATCCCCCAAGGGATCTGCTTGAAAAGAGATGGTTCATTCGCAACAGTATAAACGCTGTGGAAACGATTGTGCAGCACTCTGCCTCTTACCCCGATTGTGGCATAGTTCTGGGGACTGCAATGGAAAATCAGACAAAACAGGGAAAGGGGCTTTCCAATTGTGCGCTTTTAATCAGTAACGGAAGAATCGTTTTCTCGCAATCAAAATCCCTGCTTCCCACCTATGATGTTTTCGATGAGAGCCGCTATTTCGATCCCGCTGAAAAAGTCGATATCGTTGAGTTCAGGGGAGAGAAGCTGGGGATATGTATATGTGAGGATGCATGGAATGATCCGGACCTTTTTCAGTCAAAGATTTACAGCCGAAACCCTGTCAATGAGTTGGCTTCGAAAGGTGCATCAGTTTTGATCAATATTTCCGCTTCACCGTTCTGTATAGGAAAAGAGAATCTGCGCACCTCGGTTATGAGAAATCATGCAGTGAAACATAACTGCTTTTACATTTATCTCAATCAAATCGGCGGGAATGATGAACTGATATTTGATGGAAACAGTTTCTGCTTTGATAACAAGGGCGAGCTGTGTGCACGGTTGTCATCCTTTAAAGAAGATGTTCAGATTATAGATACCGAAACTAAGGCTTCAGATACACATATACCGGACCTTGACACAATCGCTTCCGTGCACGATGCCCTTGTGCTTGGAGTAGGGGATTATGTTAGAAAATGCGGTTTCAAAAAAGTCCTTCTCGGGCTTTCGGGTGGAATTGATTCTGCAGTTGTCTGTGCTATCTGTGTCGGGGCACTTGGGAAGGAAAATGTCTGGGGTGTTGCATTGCCCTCCCCATACTCTTCACAGGGGAGTATAGATGATGCAAAAGGGCTGGCACAAAAACTTGATATCAAATTTTCATTATTCTCAATAGAGAAGATTTACAATTCTTTTCTTGAGACGCTTGAACCTGCATTTAAAGAAACAGCTTTCGGGTTAGCGGAAGAGAATTTGCAGGCGAGAATCAGGGGTACTCTATTGATGGCACTTTCAAACAAATTCGGACATATGCTCATGGCCACCAGTAATAAAAGTGAAGCCGCGGTAGGATACAGTACTCTTTATGGAGATATGAACGGGGGACTAAGTGTCATTTCTGATTTACCGAAACACCTGGTCTATGAGCTGGCGAAATATATCAACAGGGATGAAGAGATTATACCTGTTTCAACCCTAACAAAGCCTCCATCCGCAGAGCTGCGTCCGGATCAGAAGGATGAAGATTCGCTGCCCCCTTATGACACTCTCGATACAATCATATCTCTTTTAATCCAGGAGGATAAATCGGTGAAGAATGTGACGGAATTGGGGTTCGATTCCTCAACTGTTTCATGGGTATCAAAAGCGATTTCAAATAACGAGTATAAACGCAGACAGGCTGCTCCGGGCTTGAAAATCACACCAAAGGCATTTGGTTCCGGCAGAAGATTTCCAGTTGCTGCAAGATATGAATGGTGA
- a CDS encoding Glycosyl transferase, family 2, with product MIMVWLIFLPALLYSAVILFLKNGLMKLKTPGEKGGHNFSVVIAARNEEKNIARCLSSVLNQNVDTDRFEVIVVNDRSTDNTGAIVKNLTQMYHNVKLVEVKETPPGLSPKKYAVQKGVEVADKEIIVFTDADCVVPSGWLDTIDRYFSENTGLVQGITCYSSDPLMNKTFFGLQAIDFLSHGVVAAAAIGAGVPINSNANNFAFRRTAFLSCGYGDKACGVVSGDDDLLLQRIWKSRKWVVSFMADPRGAVKTKATPTLKEVFEQRKRWGSKTVHYCAPQVILLSSVFLFYGAAFMSLILSLFDRAYFPVALSMLGLKITGEAILLVPGIRIFRKDELRRYILPASLIQLPLVLTAVFSGVFGRFDWKDQKFSRKVK from the coding sequence ATGATAATGGTGTGGTTGATTTTCCTCCCCGCTCTTCTCTACTCGGCAGTCATACTGTTTCTAAAGAATGGGTTGATGAAGCTCAAAACACCTGGGGAAAAAGGGGGGCATAACTTTTCTGTAGTTATCGCTGCCAGAAATGAGGAGAAAAACATTGCCCGGTGTCTCTCATCTGTATTGAACCAGAATGTTGATACTGACCGTTTTGAAGTGATTGTTGTAAATGATCGTTCTACAGATAACACTGGTGCAATTGTAAAAAATCTGACTCAGATGTATCACAATGTAAAATTGGTAGAAGTCAAAGAAACACCCCCGGGTCTCTCACCCAAGAAGTACGCGGTGCAAAAGGGGGTTGAGGTGGCGGATAAGGAAATAATAGTTTTCACCGATGCGGACTGTGTGGTTCCTTCTGGCTGGCTCGATACGATTGACAGGTATTTTTCTGAAAACACAGGATTAGTTCAGGGTATTACCTGTTATTCTTCAGACCCTCTGATGAACAAAACTTTCTTCGGACTGCAGGCTATAGATTTCCTGTCTCACGGTGTTGTGGCAGCTGCAGCTATCGGAGCCGGTGTTCCCATAAACTCCAATGCCAATAATTTCGCTTTTCGCAGGACCGCATTTTTATCCTGTGGTTACGGGGATAAAGCCTGTGGTGTGGTTTCCGGGGATGACGATCTGTTACTTCAGCGTATATGGAAAAGTAGAAAATGGGTGGTCTCCTTTATGGCAGATCCCAGGGGAGCAGTGAAAACAAAGGCAACCCCCACACTTAAAGAGGTCTTCGAGCAGAGAAAACGCTGGGGTTCAAAAACGGTACACTACTGTGCGCCTCAGGTGATTTTACTCTCCTCTGTATTTTTGTTTTACGGTGCTGCATTTATGTCACTGATTCTGAGCCTTTTTGACAGGGCATATTTTCCAGTAGCGTTAAGTATGCTGGGGTTAAAGATAACGGGTGAGGCAATTTTGCTTGTTCCAGGTATTCGAATATTCCGCAAGGATGAGCTGCGCAGATATATTCTTCCCGCTTCACTTATACAACTTCCGTTAGTACTGACAGCGGTTTTCTCAGGGGTGTTTGGCCGTTTCGACTGGAAAGACCAGAAATTTTCCCGCAAGGTGAAATGA
- a CDS encoding Excinuclease ABC subunit A encodes MRNIEIKGARVHNLKNLDVIIPRNSFTVITGLSGSGKSSLAFDTLYSESQRRYVESLSSYARQFLGLMEKPDVDSIDGLSPAIAIEQKTSSHNPRSTVGTNTEIHDYLRVLFARLGTPTCYKCGKIIESQTVQEITDKVELIEQGTRFQILSPAVKERKGSHRDLFDQLQKEGYVRVRVDGEVFSLDEEFEIDQSRKHSVEVVVDRLIASGEKSDRLTESIETALKISVDGTIIIDIIGGEPILFSERMACPVCGINYDEITPRMFSFNSPFGACDECHGLGFIMEIDPELVVPDQSKSLSQGAIIPWNGANTEGSWNNQIFLSVCKHFKIPMDKPFKSLSKKHKEILLKGAGDERIPIQYKAKDGESQAKLKKKFEGVIPNLLRRYRETSSIDIRRWIEQYMSRKKCPECIGTRFKKQTLSILIDNKSIADLSAMSIENLSLFFKNYTSSVHNEKISGPILREINQRLRFLLDVGLGYLSLDRTASTLSGGESQRIRLATQIGSGLTGVLYILDEPSIGLHPRDNDRLLSTLTSLRDLENTVVVIEHDLETIRKADYLIDIGPGAGVHGGSVVACGTPAEVADNKSSPTGLYLSESKSIPMPANRRKGSNKHIEIKGASGHNLKSLDVRFPLGMLLCITGVSGSGKSSLVNQTLYPALAKKIYRSKTAPLPHKSIRGLEHIDKVIDIDQSPIGKTPRSNPATYTKIFDPIRNLYAMLPESKVRGYTPGRFSFNLKGGRCENCEGDGELKIEMHFLPDVYVQCEICKGKRYNRETLEVKYKGKSISDVLEMTVDEALHFFNKHPAIKHRLMVLSQVGLGYIRLGQPANTLSGGEAQRIKLASELAKKGTGNTVYILDEPTTGLHFDDILMLMSVVLDLVEKGNSVIVIEHNLDVIKCADFIIDLGPDGGERGGKIVAQGTPEELATNSDSATGAYLKSYLH; translated from the coding sequence TCAAAGGTGCGCGGGTCCATAACTTAAAAAATCTCGATGTTATCATCCCGCGCAACAGCTTCACCGTTATTACAGGACTTTCCGGTTCAGGCAAATCTTCACTGGCCTTTGATACTCTTTATTCAGAAAGCCAGCGCAGATATGTAGAATCCCTCTCCTCCTACGCCCGGCAGTTCCTTGGGTTGATGGAAAAACCTGATGTTGACAGCATAGACGGTCTCTCACCCGCTATCGCAATTGAGCAGAAAACCTCAAGCCACAACCCCCGTTCAACGGTTGGAACCAATACCGAGATTCATGATTACCTGAGAGTTCTTTTTGCACGTCTTGGTACCCCTACCTGCTATAAATGCGGCAAAATAATTGAAAGCCAGACTGTTCAGGAAATCACCGACAAGGTAGAGCTGATTGAGCAGGGTACGCGGTTTCAGATACTTTCCCCAGCTGTAAAGGAGCGAAAAGGCTCTCACAGGGACCTCTTTGATCAGCTCCAGAAAGAGGGATACGTAAGAGTACGGGTGGATGGAGAGGTTTTTTCACTTGATGAGGAGTTTGAAATTGATCAAAGCCGCAAACACTCCGTAGAAGTAGTTGTGGACCGGCTCATTGCATCGGGGGAAAAAAGCGACAGATTAACAGAGTCGATCGAAACCGCCCTTAAAATAAGCGTTGATGGCACCATTATAATCGATATTATCGGTGGGGAGCCTATACTCTTCTCAGAACGCATGGCTTGTCCTGTATGTGGAATTAACTATGATGAAATCACCCCCCGTATGTTCTCTTTCAACAGCCCTTTTGGTGCGTGTGATGAGTGTCACGGGCTTGGGTTTATCATGGAAATCGATCCCGAACTTGTTGTCCCGGATCAATCAAAATCACTTTCTCAGGGAGCCATAATCCCCTGGAATGGGGCAAATACCGAGGGAAGCTGGAATAATCAGATATTCCTATCGGTATGTAAACATTTTAAAATCCCAATGGATAAGCCATTCAAATCTCTGTCAAAGAAACATAAAGAGATACTTCTCAAAGGTGCGGGAGATGAAAGAATCCCGATTCAGTACAAGGCCAAAGACGGGGAGAGCCAGGCTAAACTGAAAAAAAAATTCGAGGGTGTTATTCCTAATCTTCTGCGCAGATATAGGGAAACTTCATCTATCGATATCCGACGCTGGATCGAGCAGTATATGAGCCGAAAAAAATGTCCGGAATGCATAGGTACCCGATTCAAAAAACAAACACTCTCCATACTTATCGATAACAAAAGCATTGCGGACCTGTCTGCGATGTCAATCGAAAATCTAAGTCTGTTTTTCAAAAATTATACCTCATCAGTTCATAATGAGAAGATTTCCGGACCGATTCTGAGGGAAATAAATCAGAGGCTGAGATTCCTTCTTGATGTGGGGCTTGGATACCTGAGCCTCGACCGAACAGCCTCAACTCTTTCAGGCGGAGAATCACAGCGAATTCGTCTGGCCACACAGATAGGTTCAGGATTAACCGGTGTTCTTTACATATTAGATGAGCCGAGCATTGGTCTGCACCCAAGGGACAATGACAGACTTCTCTCCACCCTCACTTCTCTTCGGGATCTGGAAAACACAGTTGTGGTCATAGAGCATGACCTGGAAACTATCCGCAAAGCAGACTACCTTATTGACATAGGACCCGGTGCAGGAGTTCACGGTGGCAGTGTTGTAGCCTGTGGGACTCCAGCAGAAGTAGCAGATAACAAATCTTCCCCAACGGGATTATACCTCTCTGAGAGTAAAAGTATCCCCATGCCTGCCAACAGACGTAAAGGAAGCAACAAACATATCGAAATTAAGGGAGCAAGCGGGCACAATCTGAAAAGCCTCGATGTACGGTTCCCGCTGGGAATGCTTCTTTGTATCACGGGTGTTTCGGGATCGGGCAAAAGCTCACTTGTAAATCAGACGCTTTACCCTGCACTGGCGAAGAAGATATACAGGTCAAAAACTGCACCGCTGCCTCATAAATCAATAAGGGGGCTTGAACATATTGACAAGGTTATCGATATTGACCAATCCCCTATTGGGAAAACTCCCCGGTCTAACCCTGCAACATACACCAAAATTTTTGACCCAATCAGAAATCTCTACGCAATGCTTCCTGAGAGCAAAGTCAGAGGTTACACTCCGGGACGTTTCAGCTTTAATCTTAAGGGCGGCAGATGCGAAAACTGTGAAGGGGACGGTGAGCTTAAAATCGAGATGCATTTTCTCCCTGATGTCTATGTGCAATGTGAAATTTGTAAGGGAAAGCGTTACAATCGGGAAACTCTTGAAGTAAAATACAAAGGTAAATCGATCTCTGATGTACTGGAGATGACAGTTGATGAAGCGCTGCATTTTTTCAATAAACACCCCGCAATAAAACACAGGCTTATGGTGCTGTCTCAGGTCGGCCTTGGATACATTCGTCTTGGACAACCTGCAAACACCCTCTCCGGCGGAGAAGCTCAGAGAATAAAGCTTGCAAGCGAGCTGGCGAAAAAAGGTACCGGCAATACTGTTTATATACTCGATGAACCGACCACCGGACTTCATTTCGATGACATTCTTATGTTGATGAGTGTCGTTCTGGATTTGGTAGAAAAGGGTAACTCGGTTATTGTAATCGAACACAATCTCGATGTGATCAAGTGTGCAGATTTCATAATTGATCTTGGCCCGGATGGTGGAGAACGGGGTGGAAAAATAGTTGCCCAGGGCACACCGGAAGAACTTGCCACAAACAGTGATTCGGCTACCGGAGCCTACCTCAAATCATATCTTCACTGA
- a CDS encoding 2,3-bisphosphoglycerate-independent phosphoglycerate mutase — translation MKKTPVCLILRDGWGKGKDDDSNAILRANTPYTDAYEKEYCTTYIETSGLSAGLPEGYQGNSEVGHLNIGAGRTIYQSLTKIDKSVEDGDFSANKAFNKAIDFAKEKGGTLHLIGLIQEEGVHAVTRHCVSLLELCKNKGMDKVVIHAITDGRDTPPKSAMEHMNVLQEGIKKTGVGRVATVIGRYYAMDRDTRWDRTELAYRAIMEGVGANAENWKDAIEQAYSKGETDEFVKPRIIDYKGLGENDSVIFFNFRFDRTRQLTKAMVEPDFSEFSRDKLAQMFVAMTHYYDNGNFIEAYPEMENKNLLGEVLANNGLKQLRCAETEKYAHVTFFFNGQKNDPFPDEDRILVNSPKVATYDLKPEMSALEVRDKLVEGIKSNKYDVVICNFANCDMVGHTGVYDAIVKAVETVDTCVHDVVEAVLEAGGAAILTADHGNAEQTKLADGSTMTAHTVNPVPLTLVGVKGCELKENGTLADIAPTMLDLLGVEKPAEMTGISLIKK, via the coding sequence ATGAAAAAGACACCAGTTTGTCTTATTCTCCGCGATGGATGGGGAAAAGGAAAAGACGATGACTCGAATGCAATTTTAAGGGCAAACACTCCCTACACCGATGCATACGAAAAGGAGTATTGTACAACCTATATTGAAACTTCAGGTCTTAGCGCAGGTCTTCCCGAAGGATATCAGGGTAACAGTGAAGTGGGACATCTAAACATTGGAGCAGGCCGCACCATATATCAAAGTCTCACAAAAATCGACAAATCTGTGGAAGATGGTGATTTTTCTGCCAATAAAGCATTCAACAAAGCTATCGATTTCGCAAAAGAAAAAGGCGGTACACTTCATCTCATCGGATTGATACAGGAAGAGGGAGTGCATGCTGTAACAAGGCACTGCGTATCGCTGCTTGAGCTTTGTAAAAACAAAGGGATGGATAAGGTAGTGATTCATGCCATAACAGACGGTCGCGATACACCACCCAAATCAGCCATGGAACACATGAATGTGCTGCAGGAGGGGATCAAAAAAACCGGTGTAGGACGGGTAGCTACTGTAATTGGACGCTATTATGCAATGGATAGGGACACAAGATGGGACAGAACAGAGCTTGCATACAGGGCCATAATGGAAGGAGTGGGGGCAAACGCGGAAAACTGGAAAGATGCAATCGAGCAGGCTTATTCCAAGGGTGAAACTGATGAGTTCGTGAAGCCCAGAATAATCGATTACAAAGGCCTGGGCGAGAATGATTCTGTGATATTTTTCAATTTCCGCTTCGATCGCACCCGTCAGTTGACCAAAGCTATGGTTGAGCCCGATTTCAGTGAGTTCTCAAGAGATAAACTGGCCCAAATGTTTGTGGCTATGACGCACTATTATGACAATGGTAATTTCATAGAAGCATATCCTGAGATGGAAAATAAAAATCTCCTTGGAGAAGTGCTGGCAAATAACGGTTTAAAACAACTTAGATGTGCTGAAACCGAGAAATATGCTCACGTTACATTCTTCTTTAACGGTCAGAAAAACGATCCATTTCCTGATGAAGACAGAATACTGGTCAACAGCCCTAAAGTGGCAACATATGATCTCAAACCAGAGATGAGTGCCTTGGAAGTAAGGGACAAACTGGTCGAGGGAATCAAGAGCAATAAATATGATGTGGTTATCTGCAATTTTGCAAACTGTGACATGGTAGGACATACCGGTGTTTACGATGCCATTGTGAAGGCTGTGGAAACGGTTGACACATGTGTTCACGATGTGGTTGAGGCTGTGCTTGAAGCTGGAGGTGCAGCTATACTCACCGCTGATCACGGTAATGCTGAACAGACCAAACTTGCCGATGGATCCACCATGACTGCTCATACTGTTAATCCTGTCCCTCTCACTCTGGTTGGGGTAAAGGGCTGCGAATTGAAGGAAAATGGCACACTTGCCGATATCGCACCTACCATGCTCGATCTTCTGGGTGTGGAAAAACCCGCAGAGATGACAGGTATTTCATTAATAAAAAAATAG